A window of Planctomycetia bacterium contains these coding sequences:
- a CDS encoding PQQ-binding-like beta-propeller repeat protein, with product MLARRFFDSRLFRRPHGFALLIGSLSWLGCSEQKQLDTAEVPKASAAVASTKPAKPAKPVASAKSTKPIAPIAKLPASPASVEPVRSLEAPKPIASAKTTVAVAVNEAARAAPPAQFASQSTASADGDWPGFRGPTGMGTSAAKGLPLTWGADENIAWKVELPGPGASSPVVFGDRIYLTCYTGYFIPGEEGGSLEELKRNLLAMNRADGRLIWNTPVPAKLPEESRIRDHGFAANTPAIDEERIYAFFGKSGVFAFDHAGKQLWQADVGEKTNGWGTSASPVLYKDLVFINASVESESLIALDRKTGAEKWRTGGIREAWNTPLVITATSGRKELIVATQGKVLAFDPETGKELWSCKTDIGWYMVPSVVAHEGVVYCLGGRSGVAALAVRAGGDGDVTSSHRLWTSMKGSNVSSPVYLDGHLYWMHEQRGTAYCAKADSGEIVYEQRLERAGQVYSSALLADGRLYYLTRDGKTFVLAAKPEFEQLAANELRDRSIFNGSPSVDGSRLLIRSDKYLYCIGK from the coding sequence ATGCTCGCTCGCCGCTTCTTCGATAGTCGCCTGTTCCGTCGACCTCACGGTTTCGCACTCTTGATCGGGTCGCTGTCGTGGCTCGGTTGTAGCGAACAGAAGCAACTGGACACGGCCGAGGTTCCCAAAGCTTCGGCAGCCGTTGCGTCGACCAAACCCGCCAAGCCGGCTAAGCCCGTCGCGTCGGCGAAGTCGACCAAGCCCATCGCGCCGATCGCAAAGCTGCCGGCATCCCCTGCCTCGGTCGAGCCAGTCCGATCGTTGGAAGCGCCGAAACCTATTGCTTCGGCGAAGACGACGGTAGCCGTCGCCGTCAACGAAGCCGCACGCGCGGCGCCGCCGGCACAGTTTGCGTCTCAATCGACGGCCTCCGCCGACGGCGATTGGCCTGGGTTCCGCGGCCCGACCGGGATGGGAACCAGTGCGGCTAAGGGGCTGCCGCTCACTTGGGGCGCCGACGAGAACATCGCGTGGAAAGTCGAACTCCCTGGCCCCGGCGCATCGAGCCCGGTCGTGTTCGGCGATCGGATCTACCTCACTTGCTACACCGGTTACTTCATTCCCGGTGAAGAGGGAGGAAGCCTCGAAGAACTGAAACGCAATCTGCTCGCGATGAACCGCGCCGACGGCCGCTTGATATGGAACACGCCTGTGCCCGCGAAACTTCCTGAAGAGAGCCGGATTCGCGATCATGGTTTTGCCGCCAACACGCCGGCCATCGACGAGGAGCGGATCTACGCGTTCTTCGGCAAGTCGGGCGTGTTCGCATTCGATCACGCCGGCAAACAATTGTGGCAAGCCGATGTCGGCGAGAAGACGAACGGCTGGGGTACCTCGGCTTCTCCCGTCCTCTACAAGGACCTCGTCTTCATCAACGCCAGCGTCGAAAGCGAATCGCTCATCGCGCTCGATCGAAAAACCGGAGCCGAAAAATGGCGCACCGGCGGCATTCGCGAAGCGTGGAACACGCCGCTCGTGATCACCGCTACGTCCGGACGAAAAGAATTGATCGTCGCGACGCAAGGTAAGGTTTTGGCATTCGATCCCGAGACGGGCAAGGAACTTTGGTCGTGCAAGACCGACATCGGTTGGTACATGGTCCCGAGCGTCGTGGCCCACGAGGGGGTGGTGTACTGCCTCGGCGGTCGCTCGGGCGTGGCGGCCTTGGCCGTACGAGCCGGCGGCGACGGCGACGTGACGTCGTCGCATCGCCTATGGACGAGCATGAAGGGCTCGAACGTTTCTTCTCCCGTCTATTTAGACGGCCATTTGTATTGGATGCACGAGCAGCGGGGCACGGCGTACTGCGCCAAGGCCGATAGCGGCGAGATCGTCTACGAGCAACGGTTGGAACGTGCGGGTCAGGTTTATTCTTCGGCGCTACTGGCCGACGGCCGGCTGTATTACCTCACGCGCGACGGCAAGACGTTCGTCTTAGCGGCCAAGCCGGAGTTCGAGCAACTGGCGGCGAACGAACTGCGCGATCGCAGCATTTTCAACGGCAGTCCTTCGGTCGACGGCTCGCGACTGTTGATCCGTTCGGATAAGTATTTGTATTGCATCGGCAAATAA
- a CDS encoding right-handed parallel beta-helix repeat-containing protein, translated as MSAFLLVSAVANAQDRSATVNVRTREELEQAVAEARPGTTIAIAPGTYEGGLAFSRLQGTQDRPIVLAAADRMRPPIISGGNSCLHLSDPAYVELRDLVLEKGRANGLNIDDGDSHDTPAHHVSLHGLTVRDIGSDRNHDGIKLSGLDDFRVERCTVERWGKRGSAIDMVGCHRGIVTHGTFRDGDPIGANGVQMKGGSRDVTVRYCRFENAGGRAVNLGGSTGLPYFRPAQAGYEAKDLIVEDCMFVGSMAPVAFVGVDGATVRHNTFFRPSRWLIRILQENQDSKFLTCRNGSFMKNIVAFRSEELVSAVNIGPRTAPETFRFTDNFWYCLDAPETTQRRVQLPTAESGGVYDQAPGFRNEAKKDLQLIADSPASGFGPRIDSTLPTDAARNTNDRR; from the coding sequence ATGTCGGCGTTCTTGCTGGTGTCCGCCGTAGCGAATGCTCAGGATCGCAGCGCGACCGTGAACGTGCGGACGCGAGAAGAACTGGAGCAGGCAGTCGCCGAAGCTCGGCCGGGGACTACGATCGCGATCGCCCCCGGCACTTACGAAGGGGGGCTCGCTTTTTCACGCCTGCAAGGAACGCAAGACCGGCCGATCGTGCTCGCGGCGGCCGACCGCATGCGGCCGCCGATTATCTCGGGCGGAAACTCCTGCCTCCATCTTTCCGATCCTGCCTACGTCGAATTGCGCGACCTCGTTTTAGAGAAGGGACGCGCGAACGGGCTGAACATCGACGACGGCGACTCGCACGATACGCCGGCACATCACGTTTCGCTTCACGGGCTCACGGTGCGCGATATCGGCTCCGATCGGAACCATGATGGAATCAAACTCTCCGGCCTCGACGATTTTCGCGTCGAGCGTTGCACCGTCGAGCGGTGGGGGAAGCGAGGATCCGCGATCGACATGGTCGGATGTCATCGTGGCATCGTAACCCACGGCACGTTTCGCGACGGCGACCCGATCGGCGCGAACGGCGTGCAGATGAAAGGGGGCAGTCGCGACGTGACCGTGCGCTACTGCCGCTTCGAAAACGCGGGGGGCCGGGCCGTCAACCTCGGCGGCAGTACCGGACTTCCGTACTTTCGTCCCGCACAGGCCGGATACGAAGCCAAAGATCTCATCGTCGAAGACTGTATGTTCGTCGGCTCGATGGCACCCGTGGCTTTCGTCGGGGTCGACGGAGCGACGGTTCGCCACAACACTTTCTTCCGGCCGTCTCGCTGGCTGATTCGCATCCTTCAGGAAAATCAGGACTCGAAATTTTTGACGTGCCGCAACGGTTCGTTTATGAAGAATATCGTGGCGTTTAGAAGCGAAGAGCTCGTTTCCGCGGTGAACATCGGCCCTCGGACGGCACCGGAAACTTTTCGCTTCACCGACAACTTTTGGTACTGCCTCGACGCACCGGAGACGACGCAACGAAGAGTGCAACTACCGACGGCCGAGTCCGGTGGTGTTTACGACCAAGCACCCGGTTTTCGAAACGAGGCAAAAAAAGACCTGCAGTTAATCGCCGACAGTCCGGCAAGCGGATTCGGGCCGCGCATCGATTCCACATTACCAACCGACGCCGCTCGAAACACGAACGATCGTCGGTGA
- a CDS encoding GntR family transcriptional regulator — protein sequence MKKTRNLGRAKAPLAPVKFRRVERPLSMVNQVELALRQAIAENRFPSGKLPTEVELAEQLGVSRETVRLAEEALQREGLLIKIRRRGTFTQPPRVAGQIKGTETQKLLGYLQTDFTAAGGAEEVANRAISGLILQGVVAEAGASGYRLVVQHTPHLHWRKTAKKLTEEGRLLGLICASYDEEKMLRNIAASGLPTVLVDGDTNVPRIHSVRDDSFESAREAIRYLAQLGHRRIAYANWARVEMNPVRPLGYRKGLRDAGLSRRRRWEILTELTEAGAATMIDELLSQTPRPTALYCFNNTLAKFAIAELRRRALRVPEDMSVVGAGGEDVPELTCHQVDWYAMGRTAVQILLRAIAADNRARDEHYLYPHTLRPGRTTAAPRSDTAALNPRRRPPITLSTRRLSGTRSPAAP from the coding sequence ATGAAAAAAACTCGCAACCTCGGCCGCGCGAAGGCCCCACTCGCACCGGTCAAATTCCGCCGGGTCGAGCGACCGCTCAGCATGGTGAACCAAGTCGAGCTCGCCTTGCGCCAGGCGATCGCCGAGAACCGGTTTCCGAGCGGCAAGCTGCCGACGGAAGTCGAGTTGGCCGAGCAGTTGGGCGTGAGCCGAGAGACGGTGCGGCTCGCGGAAGAGGCGCTGCAGCGCGAGGGGCTGCTGATCAAGATTCGTCGCCGCGGCACGTTCACGCAACCTCCGCGCGTCGCCGGGCAAATCAAAGGGACGGAGACACAAAAGCTCCTAGGATATCTCCAGACCGATTTCACGGCCGCCGGCGGAGCGGAAGAGGTAGCGAACCGCGCGATCAGCGGGCTGATCTTGCAAGGCGTCGTGGCGGAAGCCGGCGCGTCCGGATACCGGCTCGTCGTGCAGCATACTCCGCACCTACATTGGCGCAAGACCGCGAAGAAGCTCACCGAAGAGGGACGGCTGCTCGGTTTGATCTGCGCTTCGTACGACGAAGAGAAGATGCTACGCAACATCGCCGCCTCGGGCCTGCCGACGGTGCTCGTCGACGGAGACACGAACGTCCCTCGCATCCATTCCGTTCGGGACGACAGCTTCGAAAGTGCCCGCGAAGCGATCCGATATCTGGCGCAACTCGGGCACCGGCGCATCGCCTACGCGAATTGGGCGCGCGTCGAGATGAATCCCGTCCGGCCGCTGGGGTATCGCAAAGGACTTCGCGACGCCGGGCTATCGCGCCGACGGCGGTGGGAGATTCTCACCGAGCTGACCGAGGCCGGCGCCGCCACGATGATCGACGAATTGCTAAGCCAGACGCCGCGCCCCACGGCGCTGTATTGTTTCAATAATACGCTGGCGAAGTTTGCGATCGCGGAACTACGGCGACGCGCGCTGCGCGTGCCGGAAGACATGAGCGTCGTCGGAGCAGGGGGCGAGGACGTACCCGAGCTGACTTGCCATCAAGTCGATTGGTATGCCATGGGTCGAACGGCGGTGCAAATCCTGCTGCGCGCGATCGCCGCCGACAATCGTGCCCGAGACGAACATTACCTCTACCCACACACGCTCCGACCCGGTCGCACGACGGCGGCGCCTCGCTCCGACACGGCCGCTTTAAATCCCCGCCGACGACCGCCGATTACTCTTTCCACCCGCCGGCTTTCAGGAACTCGGTCGCCTGCTGCTCCGTAA